Genomic segment of Xylanivirga thermophila:
TACTATACATAGACTCTTACTTCGGGAGTGCTGATTTCATTGGCGAAGAAGTGGTATTTGAAAATCAAAAGCCCATATGGGGAATGAATTACTATGGGAAGATGCTCGTTGACGAAATTCCATCAGGATTCAGTAAATGCTTGAAAAGTGCATTAAAGGCAGTTCCTGTTGAAAAACCATTCAGAGGACCTGCTTTATTTGAACAGGATGGGTTTGTTTATAAATGTTCATGGCAGGGAGATATCTCTGAGTTTAATGGGAATGAGGCAATATACTTTGATGGTATTGAAATATATAGATTGTCTTTTCATGGCGGATATATAAAATAGTATTAAATATTTTACACACATCGTTAACACAAATTTTTTATGGAGGCATTATT
This window contains:
- a CDS encoding DUF5680 domain-containing protein, whose amino-acid sequence is MNCTELALKEFLVRAKINTYAGDGILSTSSRPNSKDLHYSEGDLLYIDSYFGSADFIGEEVVFENQKPIWGMNYYGKMLVDEIPSGFSKCLKSALKAVPVEKPFRGPALFEQDGFVYKCSWQGDISEFNGNEAIYFDGIEIYRLSFHGGYIK